The sequence TTGCAACCCTGCGCAACATATAACGCGCGTCCCTCCCGCGAAAAAAAAACCGAGACCGAGAGACCCTGGGAGGGAGTACTACGTTTTATAGATCCACATATTGGTATAACTCACCTGGCGACACCGTCTTCTCCAAAATGGCAATCAGTTGCATGGCGATATCGGAAGTCATTTTTGCgctctttttttttccttctctatGTACTTTACTTCACTTTCCGTTTCTTTTTGCAGCTCGTGCGTCTGTGCGAGTGTGTGGGTGATGGAATTTTTGCGTAATTATTAGACAATACTAGTCTACCGGCTGTAATGGGTTAAGACAAAGGAATTCAGGTTTAATATCTATTACTCCACCGAAATCAGCGATTTTTCTTTTGACAGGTTGCAACACCTTGAACGTCACAAGAATTGATTTTTTCGGGCACACACTCACGCGCACCTATGTATGTACAATGAAACTCCACATTCTACTCACGTTTGGTTGTTGCTGGTTTCTCGGGAACGGTAAAAAAGCGCGGGATTCCAAACGGTGATTTActtagttatatttattttaaggttCAAGCTCACAATTCctatttatttccttttcgggGGAGGGCAATATATTTCTTGTGGCTGCAATTTGAAGTAGAGCTGAAACTAACATCGATGTTTCCAGAAATCGATTGCGATGGTTTTGCTGCAGTTATCGATTACTATATGCTCTACTGACGAAATAAACTTGAAATAAACAAATGGATATTACATTTTCAAGATTAGAAATGTGTTCACATAAACAATACAGTACGTACATTCACATaggtgcaaaaaaaaaaaacaaaacaaaacaacttGTGTTCAAAAAAGTATTCGCTTGCCTATAAATCTGGACGTTAGGTTTGAATTTTACGATTTATCGAAAAATTTGTAACCGAGAACACGATGAAAACACAAtgaaatattataatatttgaCGCACTAGTCTGAGAAAAGGTGatacaaagaaattaaaatgtatgtttttgataatattttaatatttgaaaaataatatttataacgtttattgttttatttttcgcgGTGTTCAGCCCTGGTTCAGAGCTACCACCCTTCCAAAAGTAAGTTGGCATCCCCCTCAGCTGGACTAGGTGGCAACCCTGTTACAGTGCTGACGTTCGGCAAAAAAAGAGGAAACGTAGTAAAAACACTCGAGAAACTGGGTATATTCCGATAAATAATCAGCTAGAACGGTTTGTGCGACGCCCGCCGATCCGGAGAGAGTGGGAGTGTGTCGCTGACACGGCCACGTTGTAGATTCAACCCAAGAAAACCCAAGAGGGCTACAACTTCTGCCGTTCGTTGGCCGCAAATTCAAGATGATCCTGCTGTCCGGACTTCTGCCGCTCCTGGGCGTCGTCCTCTTGCACCTGGTGACCCCGACACAGGCGTTCTATCTGCCCGGATTGGCGCCGGTTAATTTTTGCAAGAAAACCGATGTCTCCTCCACATGCAAGGTATGTATGTTTGCGCATATGTACGTGTGTACATGCATAGTGGGTGTGTTTGCCAGTACGCCCGCAACAATTAGCAATGGAAGTGGATGTAGTGATTTCTAATGTGTTGTATTCATCAAATGGCGGTCAGAAACGGAAGCGTTGATAAGGCCTGTTTCTGGGTATACGTATACGTCGGGTCCATATGTGGGGTCCATATCTGTACTTCTGCTGACGTTGACTAGGCTAAACACACTTCCAAGAACAAAATTAGAGTTCTAATGTTGGTTCAGGTGGAAGTCGAATGCAAGTTGAATGATCATGGACCGATCTTAACTAATGACGCACAGCCGACCTTATTGACGTATAAAAAACATGCAATACATATTTGAAGGCCTAAATTAATTATGTTCGTACATATACACACATATATGAGAACTGTCTTTTATGATTATTCTTTTGTTTTAAGTAAAGCATTGTTTATTTTCACAAGTAATATTTATAAGGATACGTTTTAATGGTTAAAAATAAACTAGCGTCCGTTTAGCATTGTTCTAACATAGCATATCGCATTAGATTACACTCTGATGAATCACAACTGATAATTCTATGTTTTATCACATATAAAATCAGCTATAACCCTTTTTAGTCGATTAATTTTTCCCGCTTAACCCATTCCAATGTATGTACTTACATACATATGTTTTGGTTTAACAAAACTTAAGGTGTCTATATTTTGTGTTGATATCCTTAACATGGTAGAAATAAGGAATCAAAAGAGCATGTTAATTAAACTTTAATTTAAGGAGGTAGATAAGCCTTATCGTTTTATACGCCCTTTACTTCTTactgataaaaataaattgaggTGTTTcactttaattatttttaactaccAAAAAACTTCGTGATAAGATGAATTTTATAGAACCCTATCGCAGGTTCGCATGGAAAGAAGAAAATTGGAGTGTGAACGCATTATCCAAGTGTTACTTAAGAATTCAGTGACACTTTATAGAATAATAAAACCCACGATAAGATTAAAATTAACCTAAATTTTCCAATAATTGATATATTTATTGATTATCTTTTGCAGTCTGAAATCCTGTTGTATGTGAACCGATTGAACACTGAGGAATCGGTTATACCCTATGAGTACCATCACTTCGACTTTTGTTTGGGCGAGGAGCAAAACTCTCCGGTTGAGAATTTGGGACAGGTGGTGTTCGGAGAGCGAATTCGCCCTGGACCGTATAAAATTCAGTTTCTGGAAAATCAGCAATGTGCAAAGGTACGAATCAAAACTTTTGTTTAGTAactcatttttaatattttttattttatttagacCTGTGTCAAGACATACAAGGGTGATGATCCACTTAGCAACCGCCGTATGATGGTCCTCAAGAAGGGTATCAGCCTAAATTACCAACACCACTGGATTGTAGACAACATGCCTGTGACCTGGTGTTATCCATTGGAGAATGGCAAGCAATACTGCGGAATCGGATTCCCCATGGGCTGTCTTGTTCGCAGCGATGGCGAAGGCTGTCCCATTAACTCCATATACAACCAGCCCATGCATTATTATCCCTTCAACCATGTGGATCTTGAGATCACCTATCACAGCGGACAATCGGAGGACTGGGGAATTCAGTTCGGCAACAGTGGACGCATTATCTCTGTAAAAGTTACACCCAAATCGATCAAGCACACAGATCCTGAAAACCCGAACTGCTTGAGCACTGAACCGCTGGCTATCAGTGAGAATTCCCTGAAGGCTGGAGAGCAGCTCAACATCGTGTACACGTATAGTGTTAAATTTGTGAAGAACGATGCCATAAAATGGTCGTCCCGTTGGGACTACATTCTGGAATCCATGCCGCACACGAATATCCAATGGTTTTCCATTCTCAACTCCCTGGTGATTGTTCTCTTCTTGAGTGGCATGGTTGCCATGATCATGCTGCGCACTCTGCACAAGGACATTGCCCGCTATAACCAGATGGATAGCGGCGAGGATGCCCAGGAGGAGTTTGGCTGGAAGCTGGTCCATGGAGATGTGTTCAGGCCACCGCGCAAGGGCATGCTGTTGTCGGTTTTCCTGGGTTCTGGTGTGCAGGTGTTGGTTATGTCCATGATCACCTTGGCCTTTGCCTGCCTGGGTTTCTTGTCGCCAGCAAATCGCGGAGCTTTGATGACCTGTTCCATGGTCTTGTTCGTTTCATTGGGAACTCCGGCTGGTTACGTGTCTGCGCGAATTTACAAGAGTTTCGGCGGCCTGAAATGGAAGAGTAATGTAATCCTTACCTCAATCGTTTGCCCTGGGTAAGTTTTT is a genomic window of Drosophila suzukii chromosome 2L, CBGP_Dsuzu_IsoJpt1.0, whole genome shotgun sequence containing:
- the TM9SF2 gene encoding transmembrane 9 superfamily member 2, whose translation is MILLSGLLPLLGVVLLHLVTPTQAFYLPGLAPVNFCKKTDVSSTCKSEILLYVNRLNTEESVIPYEYHHFDFCLGEEQNSPVENLGQVVFGERIRPGPYKIQFLENQQCAKTCVKTYKGDDPLSNRRMMVLKKGISLNYQHHWIVDNMPVTWCYPLENGKQYCGIGFPMGCLVRSDGEGCPINSIYNQPMHYYPFNHVDLEITYHSGQSEDWGIQFGNSGRIISVKVTPKSIKHTDPENPNCLSTEPLAISENSLKAGEQLNIVYTYSVKFVKNDAIKWSSRWDYILESMPHTNIQWFSILNSLVIVLFLSGMVAMIMLRTLHKDIARYNQMDSGEDAQEEFGWKLVHGDVFRPPRKGMLLSVFLGSGVQVLVMSMITLAFACLGFLSPANRGALMTCSMVLFVSLGTPAGYVSARIYKSFGGLKWKSNVILTSIVCPGVVFSLFFVMNLVLWGESSSGAVPFSTLIALLALWFGVSVPLTFVGAYFGFRKRALEHPVRTNQIPRQIPDQSIYTQPIPGIVMGGVLPFGCIFIQLFFILSSLWSSQIYYMFGFLFLVFVILVITCSETTILLCYFHLCAEDYHWWWRSFLTSGFTAVYLFIYCCHYFVTKLSIKDSASTFLYFGYTAIMVFLFFLLTGTIGFFACFWFIRKIYSVVKVD